Proteins encoded within one genomic window of Humulus lupulus chromosome 1, drHumLupu1.1, whole genome shotgun sequence:
- the LOC133778874 gene encoding uncharacterized protein LOC133778874: MDSEDVFEHYRIAAAFSGKKKNSKRARGESSNTASKKARTDDPPATAPSKESSPPPSPLEQPALTPSVDQTSNPTTPVDQQPSPKAPSSQTLRTQPEGSLPSIVVCSAMERIYKLSKHKHSQAAITETTSMETDQVINRGLNEIVSGLLTITAGWRRAGALVSRVRNFDTRLAEAKKALEAKNNELTKQIGELLEEKMELSKQKEELLEQKATLTEELLETRNALKKSNEAREKFRESATLNYQQAVQLKLDLIASRQEAEKLEK, from the exons ATGGACTCTGAGGACGTGTTCGAGCATTATAGGATTGCTGCTGCCTTTTCTGGCAAGAAGAAGAACAGCAAGAGGGCCCGAGGGGAGAGCAGTAAtactgcctcaaagaaggcccgaactgaTGACCCTCCGGCTACCGCCCCTTCGAAGGAGAGCTCACCACCTCCATCACCACTCGAGCAGCCAGCCTTAACTCCTTCGGTCGATCAAACTTCCAATCCTACAACACCCGTCGACCAGCAGCCTTCTCCTAAGGCTCCTAGCAGCCAAACCTTGCGTactcagcccgaaggctccctgcccagtatCGTGGTTTGCTCTGCCatggagagaatatacaagctctccaagcataaaCACAGTCAGGCAGCTATTACTGAAACTACCTCTATGGAGACTGATCAAGTTATCAatagagggctgaacgagatagttagc GGACTACTGACCATAaccgctggctggcgccgtgctggggcaTTGGTGTCTCGGGTAAGGAATTTCGATACTAGGCTCGCCGAGGCTAAGAAAGCACTCGAAGCTAAAAACAACGAGCTTACTAAACAGATTGGCGAGTTGCTTGAGGAGAAAATGGAATTGTCTAAGCAGAAAGaagaactgctcgagcaaaaagctACTCTGACCGAGGAGCTGCTGGAAACTCGAAATGCCCTGAAGAAATCCAACGAAGCTagggaaaaattcagggaaagcgcCACACTCAACTATCAACAAGCTGTACAGCTCAAGCTTGATCTGATCGCAAGCAGGCAGGAGGCGGAGAAACTCGAAAAATGA